One Antennarius striatus isolate MH-2024 chromosome 17, ASM4005453v1, whole genome shotgun sequence genomic window carries:
- the esr2b gene encoding estrogen receptor 2b, with translation MASSPGLDAHPMPLPQFQEVDSSKTERPSSPGLMPSVYSPPLGMDGHTVCIPSPYTDSSHDYNHSHGPLTFYSPSVLSYARPPITDSPSSLCSSLSPSAFWPSHNHPNVPSLTLHCPQPLVYNEPSPHAPWLESKAHSLGSIGSIKPPGKRSEQEGVNGSLCSAAVGKADMHFCAVCHDYASGYHYGVWSCEGCKAFFKRSIQGHNDYICPATNQCTIDKNRRKSCQACRLRKCYEVGMMKCGVRRERCTYRGARHRRGGLQPRDGGRNVVRVGLGSRMQRHLHLEAPLAPLPQVNRALHSSMSPEEFISRIMEAEPPDIYLMEDLKKPFTETSMMMSLTNLADKELVLMISWAKKIPGFVELSLADQIHLLKCCWLEILMLGLMWRSVDHPGKLIFSPDFKLNREEGQCVEGIMEIFDMLLAATSRFRELKLQREEYVCLKAMILLNSNLCSASPQTAEELESRNKLLRLLDLVIDALVWAISKLGLSTQQQTLRLGHLTMLLSHIRHVSNKGMDHLSTMKRKNVVLVYDLLLEMLDANTSSGGSQTSSSPGSDSYSDQNQFPPPGSGMPSDQSAGDAVASPQAPILDGHLRAVRLQASPPFEALVPHMNEYAHPEQWPMESGNAVPPMETTGVAPDCVIMERQV, from the exons ATGGCCTCCTCCCCCGGGCTGGACGCCCACCCGATGCCCCTGCCTCAGTTCCAGGAGGTGGACTCCAGCAAGACAGAGAGGCCCAGTTCCCCCGGACTCATGCCTAGCGTCTACAGCCCCCCCCTGGGCATGGACGGCCACACCGTATGCATCCCATCCCCCTACACGGACAGTAGCCATGACTACAACCACAGCCACGGACCTCTGACCTTTTACAGCCCGTCGGTGCTGAGCTACGCCCGGCCCCCCATCACTGACAGCCCGTCGTCTCTGTGCTCCTCCCTCAGTCCGTCCGCCTTCTGGCCGTCCCACAACCACCCCAACGTACCCTCACTGACTCTGCACTGCCCCCAGCCCCTGGTCTACAACGAGCCCAGCCCACACGCCCCCTGGCTGGAGTCCAAAGCCCACAGCCTCGGCTCCATCGG CTCCATCAAGCCACCGGGAAAGAGGTCGGAGCAGGAAGGCGTGAACGGCTCCCTGTGCTCCGCGGCGGTGGGGAAGGCCGACATGCACTTCTGCGCCGTGTGCCACGACTACGCGTCCGGGTACCACTACGGCGTGTGGTCCTGCGAGGGCTGCAAGGCCTTCTTCAAGAGGAGCATCCAAG gACACAACGACTACATCTGCCCCGCCACCAACCAGTGCACCATCGACAAGAACCGACGCAAGAGCTGCCAGGCCTGCCGCTTACGCAAATGCTACGAAGTGGGCATGATGAAGTGTG GCGTGAGGCGTGAACGCTGCACCTACCGGGGGGCGCGGCACCGCCGCGGCGGACTGCAGCCGAGGGACGGGGGCAGGAACGTGGTGAGGGTGGGGCTGGGCTCCAGGATGCAGAGGCACCTCCACCTGGAGGCCCCCcttgcccccctccctcaggtgAACCGGGCGCTCCACTCGTCCATGAGCCCCGAGGAGTTCATCTCCCGCATcatggaggcggagcctccCGACATCTACCTGATGGAGGACCTGAAGAAGCCCTTCACCGAGACCagcatgatgatgtcactgaccaACCTGGCTGACAAGGAGCTGGTGCTGATGATCAGCTGGGCCAAGAAGATCCCtg GCTTCGTGGAGCTGAGTCTGGCGGACCAGATCCACCTGCTGAAGTGCTGCTGGCTGGAGATCCTGATGCTGGGGCTGATGTGGAGGTCAGTGGACCACCCTGGGAAACTCATCTTCTCTCCAGACTTCAAACTCAATAG GGAGGAGGGCCAGTGCGTGGAGGGCATCATGGAGATCTTCGACATGCTTCTGGCGGCCACCTCTCGCTTCCGGGAGCTGAAGCTGCAGAGGGAGGAGTACGTCTGTCTGAAGGCCATGATCCTCCTCAACTCCA ATCTGTGCTCGGCCTCCCCCCAGACTGCTGAGGAGCTGGAGAGCAGGAACAAGCTGCTCCGCCTGCTGGACCTGGTGATCGATGCTCTGGTCTGGGCCATCTCCAAGCTGGGCCTGTCCACCCAGCAGCAGACTCTACGGCTGGGACACCTCACCATGCTGCTGTCCCACATCCGCCACGTCAG CAACAAAGGCATGGACCATCTGTCCACCATGAAGAGGAAGAACGTGGTTCTGGTGTACGACCTCCTCCTGGAGATGCTGGACGCCAACACGTCCAGCGGCGGCAGCCAGACGTCCTCCTCACCGGGTTCCGACTCGTACTCCGACCAGAACCAGTTCCCGCCACCCGGGTCCGGGATGCCGTCGGACCAGAGCGCCGGCGACGCCGTGGCGTCCCCACAAGCCCCCATCCTGGATGGACACCTGCGGGCCGTACGCCTCCAGGCCTCGCCGCCGTTCGAGGCTCTGGTGCCTCACATGAACGA GTACGCCCACCCCGAGCAGTGGCCAATGGAGTCGGGCAACGCCGTTCCACCGATGGAAACCACGGGCGTCGCCCCCGACTGCGTCATCATGGAGCGACAAGTTTAA